The Lewinellaceae bacterium nucleotide sequence GAATAAAATTAATCAAATTTCATCACCGGTACTAAAACTTGTGATGAACGGGCGTTTTCGGGTATGAAATGGGATGGGAAGCTATTCAAACAGGAACAATCATCCTAAAGGGAACTTTTAGCAGTTAAACACAAGGACCACAAAGCAATCATAGCCTCATCTGCGATAAAATAGAAAAAAAACATCACAATCCAAAGCATTAATCTTTTCGGAAACGCCAGCATAGTCGGGAAAAAATACAGTATCTACCGTAACTTTAGGATTCATAACTCTTTTCGGGTGGTTCGTAACATTTTCTTGTTCGGTAATCATGCTTACTTTAAACTTGCAAAAAAAAAGATCATGCAAAAATTAAAAACTTCACTCATCGTGCTACTCGGGTGCCTCATTTTTCAACATTGCACTCCCTCGGCTGGCCCTGCCGAAGAAAAGGATACCGCAGACAAAATATCGGAATACCTCACCACCATTGAATCCCAGGGTTTTGACGGGGCCGTATTGGTCGCACAGAAAGGAGAAATACTGGTTTCGGACGGGTATGGTTTGAGCGATGTGGAGAAAAACATCCGCAATACGGACTCCACTATTTTTGACATCGGTTCCATCACCAAACAGTTCACGGCGGCGGGCATTCTGAAATTGGAAATGGCCGGAAAACTATCAGTCAACGACCTCATGTCCAAATATTTCGCCAATGTACCGGACGATAAAAAGGGCATTACCTTACATCAACTGCTGACGCACAGCGCCGGCTTCCCGGGAGCCATCGGGGATGATTATGAAGACATTACCACCGCTGACTTCATTTCCCTGGCCATGTCCAAACCCCTGATGTTTAATCCCGGAAGTGGGTATGAATACTCCAATGTGGGGTACTCCTTACTCGCCATGATCATTGAAAAGGTGAGTGGCAAGCCTTATGAAACCTACCTCCACGACAACCTATTTCAACCCGCGGGCATGAATAATACCGGTTACCTTTTACCAAAATGGAATGGCAGCCTTATCGCTACCGGTTACCGTAACGATATTCGTTGGGGCAAACCCACAGAAAAGTGGACTTCGGGCCATATTTCCTGGCACCTCAAGGGCAATGGCGGCATTCTATCCACCGTGAAGGATATGTATAAATGGCACCAGGCTTTGTTGACGGACGATATCCTTTCTGCAGAAGCCAAAGAAAAATATTACACCCCTTTTGTTCGGGAAGGCGAAGGTGCCAATTCCTTTTACGCTTACGGGTGGGCCATTTTCCCCACGCCGAGAAATACCAACCTGGTCGCCCATAATGGCGGCAACGGGATTTTCTTTGCCGATTTCCTGCGCTACCTCGATGAAAAAGTGACCATCATCGTGATGTGCAACCGTTCCACCCGTTATGCCAACCGCATCGCTTCTCAGATAGCCGGGATCATTTTTACGCCCGACTTCGTGCCTACTTATCCAGAGGGCAGCGGAGTAGAGCTGAATCAGGAAGAGACACTGGCCATCGGCAATGGATTTGTCGAAGCCATCGCCCAACCGGATTCAGCAAAATGGGAATCGTTCATTCGCGATAATTTTTCTGAAGAATTGTTCGGTTTTGTATCCATGGATGAGCACCTGAAATTCTTCCGGTCTTTCCACGATGATCTGAAGGATGCCAAAATGGCCACCATGGATATTTCTAACAATATCATACAGATCACCTACGATACCGGAAAGGAGGTGGTGCTGATCACACTGGAACTGGATCAGATGCCTTCAGGAGAAATCAAATTGGGAGGAATAATGGTGGATTAGGGAAATGGTAAATTCAATAGGAATGATTTTCCGGAGGCTATGAAAGCCCCCTTTAGCCTTTAAAATTTATCATTTTAAATTTTAAATTTTTTTAGATCACCATACCCGCGCCTACCGTTTCATGGGTGGCTTCGTCAATGAAGATGAGGCTACCCGTGATGCGATTCCTATTGTAGGTATCTACGAAAAGTGGTTGGGTGGTGCGGAGTTGGAGGCGGCAGATATCATTCATCCCGATCATTTTATCTTCCTGGTTGCGGTGAAGCGTATTGATATCCAGCTTATACAGAATGTTTTGGACCATGCAACGCACCTCGCGGGTCGTATGCTGGAGGGTGTATTTTCCGCGCTCCTGCAGCGGTTTTGAGCTGAACCAGCACACCATCACATCAATGTCCTGGGTCACTTGGGGCTGGTTGTTTTCCCGCACCAGCATATCCCCGCGGCTGAGGTCAAGATCATCTTCCAATTGAATGGAAACGGACATTGGGGGGAAAGCTTCTCTGACTTCTCCGTCATAAGTTTCGATGGCAGAAATGACAGAAGAAAATCCGGAAGGCAATAAGGTGACTTTATCCCCTTTTTTAAAAACGCCCCCGGCGATCCGTCCGGCATAAGCGCGGTAATCATGGTAAGCATCGGAGTTGGGCCGGATGACCATTTGAATCGGGAACCGGCAATCAATAAGGTTATGATCGCTGCCAACATGCACATGCTCAAGGTAATAAAGTAAGGTACCTCCGTCGTACCAGGGCATGTGTTCACTTTTTTTAACCACGTTATCTCCATTCAACGCGGAGATGGGAATAAACTGTAAGTCTTTTACATTGAGTTTACCAGCAAAGTCCGCAAAATCCTCCCGGATGGCTTCAAAGGCCGATTCATCGTAATCCACCAGGTCCATTTTGTTGATGCAAATGAGGAGATGGGGAATTTGCAGGAGGGAAGCGATAAAGGCATGGCGGCGGGTTTGTTCCACAATGCCCTGGCGGGCATCCACGAGAATGAGGGCCACATTGGCGGTGGAAGCCCCGGTAACCATGTTTCTTGTATATTGAATGTGCCCGGGAGAGTCTGCAATGATAAATTTTCGTTTGGGGGTGGAAAAGTAGCGATAAGCGACATCGATGGTAATGCCTTGCTCGCGTTCGGCCTTCAGCCCGTCGGTCAGCAACGCCAGGTTGACGTGGTCTTCGCCTTTGCGCTCACTGGCCGCTTTTATCGCATCGTACTGATCATCAAAAACAGATTTTGTATCATACAACAGCCGGCCGATGAGGGTGCTTTTTCCATCATCGACGCTACCGGCGGTGGTAAATCGGATGAGTGCTGTTTTTGATGATTCCATGACGGATGCTTTTTCTGTTTGTTACGAGATGACATTTTTTCACACGAGACGACACCTTTTATCCTGCACTAAGGCTGTGCACGAAGATGTCACATCGCCTTTTCGTGTACGAGATGACACCTTTTTGCATGCCCTCAAAGCTATACACGAAGATGTCACCTCGTGTTTTTTCACCTCGTATTTTTTGTTTTTTTGATCCATTGCTGCACGGCCCATTTGTGGCTGTCCAGGTGGAGCACTTCAATGGCTTCTTTGTCTGACAAAAAAACAATTTCGTGATCTTCCTCCACGATGAGGGTGTGATCCTGATCGGTAATCCGGGCGGAATAAAACATGCCCAGCTTATTGATGTAGGTCCCTGCCACGGGAGAAAAAATGTATTCTGCTGCTTCGCCAATTTTTTCCAGGTCAGTCACTTTATAACCCGTTTCTTCGATCACTTCCCGCTTCAGGGCCTGCTCCGGGTGTTCCCCTTCATCGATACCGCCGCCAGGCAGAAAATATTCTCCCCATCCTCTTATCCGCACCAATACGAGTTCGGTCGCCTGGGTGATGATGCCGTAACTGCCGGGGCGATCGATACATTTTTTCCCTTCGGGTAAATTTTTGAATTGAAGCATGGCTGGTGGCTGGTTACTTGGTGCTGGTTACTTGCTTGTTGCTGGTTACTTGGTGCTGGTTACTTGTTACTGGTTACTTGGTGCTGGTTACTTGGTGCTGGTTACTTGGTGCCTGTGGCTAACGGTGAATCTGACGGTTTAACGGATCACGGATTCACTACGGCCCGGCCTACGCTATCGTAATAGTATCCGCGTTCTTTCATCATTTCCAGGTCGTATAAA carries:
- a CDS encoding serine hydrolase, whose amino-acid sequence is MQKLKTSLIVLLGCLIFQHCTPSAGPAEEKDTADKISEYLTTIESQGFDGAVLVAQKGEILVSDGYGLSDVEKNIRNTDSTIFDIGSITKQFTAAGILKLEMAGKLSVNDLMSKYFANVPDDKKGITLHQLLTHSAGFPGAIGDDYEDITTADFISLAMSKPLMFNPGSGYEYSNVGYSLLAMIIEKVSGKPYETYLHDNLFQPAGMNNTGYLLPKWNGSLIATGYRNDIRWGKPTEKWTSGHISWHLKGNGGILSTVKDMYKWHQALLTDDILSAEAKEKYYTPFVREGEGANSFYAYGWAIFPTPRNTNLVAHNGGNGIFFADFLRYLDEKVTIIVMCNRSTRYANRIASQIAGIIFTPDFVPTYPEGSGVELNQEETLAIGNGFVEAIAQPDSAKWESFIRDNFSEELFGFVSMDEHLKFFRSFHDDLKDAKMATMDISNNIIQITYDTGKEVVLITLELDQMPSGEIKLGGIMVD
- a CDS encoding 50S ribosome-binding GTPase codes for the protein MESSKTALIRFTTAGSVDDGKSTLIGRLLYDTKSVFDDQYDAIKAASERKGEDHVNLALLTDGLKAEREQGITIDVAYRYFSTPKRKFIIADSPGHIQYTRNMVTGASTANVALILVDARQGIVEQTRRHAFIASLLQIPHLLICINKMDLVDYDESAFEAIREDFADFAGKLNVKDLQFIPISALNGDNVVKKSEHMPWYDGGTLLYYLEHVHVGSDHNLIDCRFPIQMVIRPNSDAYHDYRAYAGRIAGGVFKKGDKVTLLPSGFSSVISAIETYDGEVREAFPPMSVSIQLEDDLDLSRGDMLVRENNQPQVTQDIDVMVCWFSSKPLQERGKYTLQHTTREVRCMVQNILYKLDINTLHRNQEDKMIGMNDICRLQLRTTQPLFVDTYNRNRITGSLIFIDEATHETVGAGMVI
- a CDS encoding NUDIX domain-containing protein, coding for MLQFKNLPEGKKCIDRPGSYGIITQATELVLVRIRGWGEYFLPGGGIDEGEHPEQALKREVIEETGYKVTDLEKIGEAAEYIFSPVAGTYINKLGMFYSARITDQDHTLIVEEDHEIVFLSDKEAIEVLHLDSHKWAVQQWIKKTKNTR